A region of Candidatus Terasakiella magnetica DNA encodes the following proteins:
- a CDS encoding 4a-hydroxytetrahydrobiopterin dehydratase: MIDISHLTHWSRLEARDAMVRTFKFKDFNQAFAFMTQVALKAEKMNHHPEWFNVYNRVEVTLTTHDTGGISEKDIKLAEFMDALV, from the coding sequence ATGATCGACATATCCCACCTTACACATTGGAGTCGCCTTGAAGCGCGCGATGCCATGGTGCGCACATTTAAATTTAAAGATTTCAATCAGGCCTTTGCCTTCATGACCCAAGTCGCCCTCAAGGCTGAAAAAATGAACCATCACCCAGAATGGTTTAATGTCTATAACCGGGTTGAAGTCACGCTCACCACCCATGACACAGGCGGGATCAGCGAAAAAGATATCAAGCTGGCTGAATTTATGGATGCTCTTGTTTAA
- the pap gene encoding polyphosphate:AMP phosphotransferase → MFETAELGRSISKKEFEAEVQDLRTELLGIQQDLRQCDFPVVIVMAGVDGAGKGTTVNSLNEWMDSRWIDNNAYVRHSDEESERPPYWRYWRDLPPKGKLGIFLSSWYSSPLLDNVYGTITKAEYDEKLDRIKAFEKTLADDGALILKFWMHLGKDEQKKRLKKLEKDELQSWRVNESDWNHWRLYDQFIDSAERLIMRTSKGHAPWSIVEGVDPRYASLTVAKQIRDAIVRHIELRKTQKEALAQLKAKQASEPEVDAGKANKDAPVEPLPYPTVLSSLDMSQKAEKAAYKTELKALQGRLNMLSRKASERGVSTVLVFEGSDAAGKGGNIRRITTALDARSYKVLPFAAPNDDERAHHYLWRFWRHMSRAGRMTIFDRSWYGRVLVERCEGFAREDEWRRAYGEIVDFEDQIVDHGTVLLKFWIHIDPDEQLARFKAREVTPWKQWKLTDEDWRNREKWALYEEAVNDLVEKTSTSNAPWTLVEGNDKKFARLKVLRSVCDALEARLAKK, encoded by the coding sequence ATGTTTGAGACAGCGGAATTAGGGCGTTCGATTTCTAAAAAAGAATTTGAAGCAGAGGTTCAGGATTTACGAACAGAACTGTTAGGCATTCAACAAGACCTCAGGCAATGTGACTTCCCTGTTGTTATCGTTATGGCTGGTGTGGATGGTGCTGGTAAAGGCACCACGGTGAATTCTTTAAATGAATGGATGGATTCACGCTGGATTGATAACAATGCCTATGTGCGCCATTCTGATGAAGAATCGGAACGTCCGCCTTATTGGCGCTATTGGCGCGATCTACCGCCTAAAGGCAAGCTCGGTATTTTCTTAAGCTCTTGGTATAGCTCGCCTCTGCTGGATAATGTCTATGGCACCATCACCAAGGCAGAATATGATGAAAAGCTCGACCGCATTAAAGCGTTTGAGAAAACCTTGGCAGATGATGGGGCATTGATCCTGAAATTCTGGATGCATCTGGGCAAGGATGAGCAGAAAAAGCGCTTAAAGAAACTGGAAAAAGACGAACTTCAGTCTTGGCGGGTGAATGAAAGTGATTGGAACCATTGGCGCCTGTATGATCAGTTTATTGATAGTGCAGAGCGTCTGATTATGCGCACCTCTAAAGGTCATGCACCTTGGTCTATCGTGGAAGGGGTTGATCCGCGTTATGCCTCTTTGACCGTTGCCAAGCAAATCCGCGATGCGATTGTGCGCCATATTGAGTTGCGCAAAACACAAAAAGAAGCCTTGGCTCAACTTAAGGCAAAACAAGCAAGTGAACCTGAAGTCGATGCGGGCAAAGCCAATAAAGACGCCCCTGTTGAACCATTGCCTTATCCAACGGTTCTCAGCAGTCTTGATATGAGCCAGAAGGCGGAGAAAGCGGCCTATAAAACGGAACTGAAAGCCCTTCAGGGTCGCCTTAATATGTTGTCGCGCAAGGCAAGCGAAAGAGGGGTTTCGACCGTTCTTGTATTTGAAGGCTCAGACGCTGCTGGTAAAGGCGGCAATATCCGGCGCATTACCACGGCCCTTGATGCGCGCAGTTATAAGGTTTTGCCTTTTGCAGCGCCCAATGATGACGAGCGTGCGCACCATTATTTGTGGCGGTTTTGGCGTCATATGTCGCGCGCGGGGCGCATGACGATTTTTGATCGCTCATGGTATGGGCGTGTGCTGGTGGAGCGTTGCGAAGGCTTTGCGCGTGAAGATGAATGGCGTCGTGCCTATGGTGAGATTGTCGATTTTGAAGATCAAATTGTTGATCATGGCACGGTCTTGTTGAAATTCTGGATTCATATTGACCCAGATGAGCAGTTAGCACGGTTTAAAGCGCGTGAAGTGACGCCATGGAAACAGTGGAAACTGACAGATGAAGACTGGCGTAACCGTGAAAAATGGGCGCTTTATGAAGAAGCGGTCAACGATCTGGTTGAAAAAACCAGCACTTCAAACGCACCATGGACTTTGGTGGAAGGCAACGATAAGAAGTTTGCCCGCCTGAAAGTTCTGCGCTCAGTCTGTGATGCGCTGGAAGCACGCTTGGCAAAGAAGTAA
- a CDS encoding MlaE family ABC transporter permease, with the protein MGEREADNSPLAQKVENVGRNTLVGVSEIGYCASLIWESLYWAFMGKAMGQPVRLQSVFAQMMETGIRAIPIVAMLGVTVGMMLAIQGIYTMRIFGAESHVTIGIAFSVVREFAPLITGILVAGRSGSALAARIGIMNINQEVDALSVMGINPVRFLVAPALLAMVIMVPCLTFFADVIGLLGAGLYVSLDLGISLAAYWDQVFEWLSVDDVMHGLGKSVLFAILIAVIGVANGAGVRGGAEGVGKVTTRAVVQSISAIVLTDMLFAFMVTR; encoded by the coding sequence ATGGGCGAACGAGAGGCTGACAACAGCCCCCTTGCACAAAAGGTCGAAAATGTCGGGCGCAACACCTTGGTGGGTGTGTCTGAAATCGGCTATTGCGCGTCTCTTATATGGGAAAGCCTCTACTGGGCGTTTATGGGGAAAGCCATGGGCCAGCCCGTTCGCCTGCAATCTGTTTTTGCCCAGATGATGGAAACTGGCATTCGTGCTATTCCCATTGTTGCCATGCTCGGGGTCACCGTTGGGATGATGCTTGCCATTCAAGGCATCTATACCATGCGGATTTTTGGTGCAGAAAGCCATGTCACTATCGGTATTGCCTTTTCCGTTGTGCGTGAATTTGCCCCGCTGATCACAGGCATTTTAGTTGCTGGGCGCTCAGGCTCGGCCTTGGCTGCGCGCATTGGCATTATGAACATCAACCAAGAAGTCGATGCGCTCTCGGTTATGGGGATTAATCCGGTGCGTTTTCTTGTGGCCCCAGCCCTCCTTGCCATGGTGATTATGGTGCCTTGCTTAACCTTTTTTGCCGATGTGATCGGCCTGCTTGGTGCGGGCCTTTATGTCTCGCTTGATCTGGGGATTTCTCTGGCGGCTTATTGGGATCAGGTCTTTGAATGGTTAAGTGTAGATGATGTCATGCACGGGCTTGGTAAAAGTGTTCTCTTTGCCATTCTCATTGCTGTCATTGGTGTGGCCAATGGCGCAGGTGTGCGCGGCGGCGCTGAAGGGGTGGGTAAAGTTACCACACGGGCGGTTGTGCAATCCATTTCAGCCATTGTTTTAACCGATATGCTCTTTGCTTTCATGGTGACACGATGA
- a CDS encoding STAS domain-containing protein: MDLTKREENGVIIFELSGEVDLETSPQLRQALLEQVNNGQAVVVGMADVSYIDSSGIASLVEAFQTGRRNTTGFALANISESAMRVLQLARLDKVFTIHGTIDEAVSALNT; encoded by the coding sequence ATGGACCTCACAAAACGTGAAGAAAACGGCGTTATCATCTTTGAACTGAGCGGTGAAGTTGATCTAGAAACCTCTCCGCAACTGCGCCAAGCCCTGTTAGAACAAGTCAATAATGGTCAAGCCGTTGTGGTGGGTATGGCTGATGTCTCATATATTGACAGTTCAGGCATTGCCAGCCTTGTTGAGGCTTTCCAGACCGGGCGGCGCAACACAACGGGCTTTGCACTGGCAAATATTTCTGAAAGTGCCATGCGTGTTTTACAACTGGCTCGCTTGGATAAAGTCTTTACAATCCATGGCACAATTGATGAAGCTGTTAGCGCGCTCAATACGTAA
- a CDS encoding response regulator: MYNILFIDDEKKILNGIRRELYGSKLDWTFHYRDKATDAITLLEEDSDIDLVVTDIKMPDMDGLALITHLQNHFPGLKTIVLSGHCHQKDQKNIEEMGIPFFSKPFPLNDLMNTISLSLGMEQNL; encoded by the coding sequence ATGTACAATATTCTTTTCATTGATGATGAGAAAAAAATTCTCAATGGAATCCGTCGGGAGCTTTATGGAAGTAAGCTTGATTGGACTTTTCATTATCGCGATAAAGCAACCGATGCGATAACATTGCTTGAAGAAGATAGTGATATCGACCTTGTGGTTACAGATATCAAAATGCCTGATATGGATGGGCTCGCGCTCATTACCCATTTACAAAATCATTTTCCCGGGCTTAAAACCATCGTCCTCTCCGGTCATTGTCACCAAAAGGACCAAAAAAACATTGAAGAAATGGGCATCCCCTTTTTCAGCAAACCATTTCCACTTAATGATTTAATGAATACCATATCCCTATCACTGGGTATGGAACAAAACCTGTAG
- a CDS encoding ATP-binding SpoIIE family protein phosphatase has protein sequence MEKTHDDTIPVSIAEQINLLASMTAEFANTLNVDETLQTALCEITDYLEAEGGAVFLLDETSQIITCVACYGATEITGLTLEYGQGIVGRSVAANEGALVRDVKNDPSFYGAVDDQTGFTTRSILCAPLSVKDRCVGAIELVNKKNHDDLFGETDLKVLETLAASAALAVINARMAKALVEQERVKRELELAAEIQRRFLPDENSSSEEQIAGINKAARGVSGDFFDYFTLPDGRLYFTLGDVSGKGINAALLMSKTASLFRCLGKTVRDPGKLLGRINAELCETAAHGMFVTMVAGIYDPRPGCEGLIRLSNAGHEPVVLHQDDEFETFGADGPPLGIVPPMPGEDGAYQEVQIFPKGGSLYIYTDGLTEGYTQSGAPLDTIGVRKILNAFQDQPLKVQLHHLVQAVSQSGEKLRDDVTVLALTDSLRKDDEIEVKASFDDSEQIEEADGEWLIDFKFPARPSWMKLSRACVREACLKVGCDEQTTTDVVLALDEACQNVIRHAYGGSSDEEIELTVRQRPGRLVFRLRDFAPMVAPGIIKPRDLEELRPGGLGTHLIQEVMDDVQYLRPTQGEGNLLRLVKNIELNKG, from the coding sequence ATGGAAAAGACACATGACGATACAATCCCCGTCAGCATTGCAGAGCAGATCAACCTGCTCGCCAGCATGACAGCAGAATTTGCCAACACCTTAAATGTTGATGAAACCCTGCAAACTGCCCTGTGTGAAATCACCGATTATCTAGAGGCTGAAGGCGGCGCTGTCTTCTTATTAGATGAAACTTCCCAGATCATCACCTGTGTGGCCTGTTATGGCGCAACCGAAATTACCGGACTCACCCTTGAATATGGTCAAGGTATCGTTGGGCGCTCTGTTGCTGCCAATGAAGGGGCCTTGGTGCGCGATGTTAAAAATGATCCGAGCTTTTATGGTGCAGTTGATGACCAAACGGGTTTCACCACCCGCTCCATCCTCTGCGCGCCTTTAAGCGTAAAAGACCGTTGCGTCGGTGCCATTGAGCTGGTGAATAAGAAAAACCACGATGACCTGTTTGGTGAAACCGATTTAAAGGTTTTAGAAACATTAGCCGCCTCAGCTGCCCTTGCGGTAATCAATGCGCGCATGGCTAAAGCCCTTGTAGAACAAGAACGTGTCAAACGTGAGCTTGAACTGGCCGCTGAAATTCAACGGCGTTTTTTGCCAGATGAAAACAGCTCTTCTGAAGAACAAATCGCTGGTATTAATAAAGCTGCGCGCGGTGTTTCCGGTGATTTCTTTGATTATTTCACCCTGCCCGATGGTCGGCTTTATTTTACCCTTGGTGATGTATCAGGCAAAGGCATCAATGCAGCCTTGCTCATGTCTAAAACAGCCTCCTTATTTCGCTGTCTGGGCAAAACGGTGCGCGACCCGGGCAAGCTTTTAGGCCGCATTAATGCAGAGCTTTGTGAGACCGCCGCCCATGGCATGTTTGTCACCATGGTTGCCGGGATTTATGATCCAAGACCGGGATGTGAAGGATTAATCCGCCTGTCTAACGCAGGCCATGAACCTGTTGTGCTTCATCAAGATGATGAATTTGAAACCTTTGGCGCAGATGGCCCGCCCCTTGGTATTGTGCCGCCCATGCCCGGTGAGGATGGGGCTTATCAAGAAGTACAAATTTTCCCAAAAGGCGGCTCTCTTTATATCTATACTGATGGTCTGACAGAGGGCTATACCCAAAGCGGCGCGCCATTAGATACAATCGGGGTGCGCAAAATCCTGAATGCCTTTCAGGACCAACCCTTAAAGGTCCAGCTCCATCACCTTGTGCAGGCGGTTTCACAAAGTGGTGAGAAGCTGCGCGATGATGTGACGGTTTTAGCCTTAACCGATTCGCTTCGCAAAGATGACGAGATTGAAGTTAAAGCCAGCTTTGATGATAGTGAACAAATCGAAGAAGCCGATGGGGAATGGCTGATTGATTTTAAATTCCCGGCGCGCCCCAGCTGGATGAAACTATCGCGTGCCTGCGTGCGCGAAGCCTGTTTAAAAGTCGGTTGTGATGAACAGACCACAACCGATGTCGTGCTTGCCTTGGATGAAGCCTGTCAGAATGTCATTCGCCATGCTTACGGCGGGTCCAGTGATGAAGAGATTGAACTGACCGTGCGCCAAAGACCGGGCCGACTGGTCTTTCGCCTGCGTGATTTTGCCCCCATGGTTGCACCGGGCATTATCAAACCACGTGATTTAGAAGAACTACGCCCCGGCGGGCTTGGCACGCACCTCATTCAGGAAGTTATGGACGATGTGCAGTATCTTCGCCCCACACAAGGCGAAGGAAACCTGCTAAGATTAGTTAAAAATATAGAATTGAATAAAGGCTAA
- a CDS encoding Lon protease family protein translates to MGVLKTLKRKDLYRACDPKIFEFTTTDELDDLDQFVGQDRALEAAKFAIGMQGNGYNLFAFGPRGTGKSSLVLRLLKDKAQDKPVPKDWVYVNNFDLPHKPKAISFEPGKARGFADAMDQLVDDLKATIPQAFEKEEYRQRRDTLEQKYKDVQEKAFGDFQERGEKRNIGLLRTPTGFALVPLKDGAILKPEEFQSLSQKDQDARKEAIDELQEELTQIVEDLPRMEKEYRLSVRELNREVTQYAVEHQIMELRKAYKGHELVEAYLDDVEEDVIETADDFLPQEQNNQVAGLAMLGAKPPDFSRFQVNVIVDHDEKAKGAPIVEEDHPTLPNVVGRIESIATYGTQVTDFTLIKAGALHQANGGYLMLDIHKILMQPFAWEALKRILHAKSIRIESAAESYGVGSTMMLEPEPIPLDIKVVLLGDPQLYYLLNHLDPDFHELFKVAADFDDRMERSNDTMCTYARLIATFVRQEGLLALDPPGVARIVEHGSRLCEDSERLTTHMASIVDLVREADYWCREDKQWVISKSHIEKAIDAKIYRSDRIRERILDEIHRGTIHIDTEGEVVGQINGLAVLQLDHFMFGRPSRISCTVRMGRGEIVNIEREVALSGPLHSKGVLILTSFLAHRFAKDRPLSLTANIVFEQSYSNIDGDSASSTELYSLLSALADVPIKQSLAVTGSVDQYGHVQAIGGVNEKIEGFFDVCMARGLNGEQGVLIPQDNVKHLMLREDVVEACERGDFHIYPVKDIDQGIEILTGVPAGELDEHGQYPIGTINRLAAVRLMSFTRRWFEMARVGEH, encoded by the coding sequence ATGGGTGTTCTCAAGACATTAAAACGCAAAGACCTTTATCGGGCCTGTGATCCGAAGATTTTTGAGTTCACAACGACTGATGAACTGGATGATCTTGATCAGTTTGTCGGGCAAGACCGTGCGCTGGAGGCTGCAAAATTTGCCATTGGTATGCAGGGTAATGGCTATAACCTGTTTGCCTTTGGGCCACGGGGCACGGGTAAAAGCTCACTTGTGTTGCGCCTGTTAAAAGACAAAGCACAAGACAAACCCGTTCCCAAAGACTGGGTCTATGTAAATAATTTTGACCTCCCCCACAAACCCAAAGCCATCTCGTTTGAACCGGGCAAAGCGCGTGGTTTTGCCGATGCCATGGATCAATTGGTCGATGACTTAAAAGCCACCATTCCTCAAGCTTTTGAAAAAGAAGAATATCGCCAACGTCGCGATACGTTAGAGCAGAAATATAAGGATGTTCAGGAAAAAGCCTTTGGGGATTTTCAAGAACGTGGTGAAAAGAGAAATATCGGCCTGTTGCGCACGCCCACAGGCTTTGCCCTTGTGCCTTTAAAAGACGGCGCGATCTTAAAGCCGGAAGAATTTCAGTCGCTTAGCCAAAAAGACCAAGATGCGCGCAAAGAAGCCATCGATGAGCTGCAAGAAGAACTCACCCAGATTGTTGAAGACTTGCCACGCATGGAAAAGGAATATCGCCTTAGCGTGCGTGAACTTAACCGCGAAGTCACCCAATATGCGGTGGAACACCAGATTATGGAGCTGCGCAAAGCCTATAAAGGCCATGAGTTGGTTGAGGCTTATTTGGATGATGTGGAAGAAGACGTGATTGAAACCGCAGATGATTTCCTCCCCCAAGAACAAAATAATCAGGTGGCAGGCTTGGCGATGCTCGGGGCCAAACCACCGGACTTTAGCCGTTTTCAGGTCAATGTGATTGTGGATCATGATGAAAAGGCAAAAGGCGCGCCCATTGTTGAAGAAGACCATCCCACATTGCCCAATGTGGTCGGGCGCATTGAAAGTATTGCGACCTATGGCACGCAAGTCACAGACTTTACCTTGATTAAGGCTGGTGCTTTACATCAGGCCAATGGCGGCTATTTGATGCTTGATATCCATAAAATCCTCATGCAGCCTTTTGCGTGGGAAGCATTAAAACGTATCTTGCATGCCAAATCCATTCGCATTGAATCCGCAGCTGAAAGTTATGGTGTGGGCTCCACCATGATGTTGGAGCCTGAACCCATTCCGCTAGATATTAAAGTGGTGTTATTGGGTGACCCACAGCTTTATTATCTGCTTAATCATCTTGATCCGGATTTTCATGAGCTGTTTAAGGTCGCGGCTGATTTTGATGATCGTATGGAGCGCAGCAATGATACCATGTGTACTTATGCGCGCCTGATCGCGACCTTTGTGCGCCAAGAAGGTTTACTTGCGCTTGATCCACCCGGTGTGGCGCGCATTGTGGAACATGGCTCACGCCTGTGTGAGGATTCTGAGCGTTTAACCACCCATATGGCAAGTATTGTGGATTTGGTACGCGAAGCTGATTATTGGTGCCGTGAAGATAAGCAATGGGTGATTTCAAAAAGCCATATTGAAAAAGCGATTGATGCAAAAATCTATCGTTCTGATCGTATTCGTGAAAGGATTTTAGACGAAATCCACCGTGGCACCATCCATATTGATACGGAAGGGGAAGTGGTCGGCCAGATCAATGGCTTGGCTGTATTGCAGCTGGATCATTTCATGTTTGGCCGCCCGTCGCGCATTTCATGTACGGTGCGTATGGGCCGGGGGGAGATCGTGAATATTGAGCGTGAAGTGGCTTTATCCGGCCCGCTTCATTCCAAAGGGGTGTTGATCCTAACCTCATTTTTGGCCCATCGTTTTGCCAAGGACCGTCCGTTATCTCTCACTGCCAATATCGTGTTTGAACAATCTTATTCCAATATTGATGGCGATAGCGCTTCATCAACCGAGCTTTATAGTCTGCTCTCAGCCCTTGCTGATGTGCCGATTAAACAGTCTTTGGCGGTGACCGGGTCAGTGGATCAATACGGTCATGTTCAGGCCATTGGCGGGGTGAATGAGAAAATTGAAGGCTTCTTTGATGTCTGTATGGCGCGTGGCCTTAATGGTGAACAAGGGGTCTTGATCCCGCAAGATAACGTCAAACATCTCATGTTGCGCGAAGATGTGGTGGAAGCTTGCGAGCGTGGTGATTTCCATATCTATCCGGTGAAAGATATCGATCAGGGCATTGAGATTCTCACAGGCGTTCCTGCCGGTGAATTGGATGAACATGGTCAATATCCAATCGGCACGATTAATCGTCTCGCTGCTGTGCGGCTTATGTCCTTTACACGGCGCTGGTTTGAAATGGCGCGGGTGGGGGAACATTAA
- a CDS encoding sensor histidine kinase, producing the protein MTDQTSKIYKLNFYDRLEVKFLSVFLPLVIFFAVLSILLVEGIDYQKTKVQYKKAQQSITADLLALSGEYLWNLDKRRLGKLIESQLVHPGVTGIIVWDEDAQVFIQQGHQEQGENANLIEEPIYFQTDSAREEIGKIQIFFTDKYIFEAFITRVLQNLPIVLIICISIILGAIYISQQMIKKPLKRMVKAIEETEHDNFPTPISWEKKDEIAMVIHSFNQLMKRRQDLHQENKQLASNLLEAQKIEAIGHLAGGIAHEINTPIQYISSNIHFMNSAQKRYVSFLNSLKDQLSKDSDTQNTEEFNKWVEAKIEELDLDFISEEIDGCLTETTEGLTIISDIVRAMKEFNHSGQKDKSQVDINGCLKRALTISSNQWKHIARVEEQLHDGDCMVMGYYNEINQVILNLIINATHAIEDHKTERKGVLKVTSALNEDHCLITISDNGTGIPKDVQDNIFLPFYTTKEVGRGTGQGLTLCYDMIVNKHKGKIYFETEEGKGTTFFIRLPLR; encoded by the coding sequence ATGACTGATCAAACATCCAAAATTTATAAGCTCAATTTTTATGATCGCTTGGAAGTAAAGTTCCTTAGCGTCTTTCTGCCCTTAGTCATTTTTTTTGCTGTTCTTTCCATCCTTCTTGTTGAGGGAATAGACTATCAAAAAACTAAAGTACAATATAAGAAAGCCCAACAGAGCATCACCGCTGACCTTCTTGCGCTGAGCGGTGAATATCTCTGGAATTTAGATAAACGGCGCCTTGGAAAGCTCATTGAAAGCCAGCTGGTGCATCCCGGTGTGACTGGCATTATTGTATGGGATGAAGACGCGCAAGTCTTTATCCAGCAAGGCCACCAAGAACAAGGCGAAAACGCAAACCTTATTGAAGAACCTATTTATTTTCAAACCGACAGCGCCCGAGAAGAAATCGGTAAAATTCAAATTTTCTTCACCGACAAATACATTTTTGAGGCCTTTATCACACGTGTGCTTCAAAACCTGCCTATCGTGTTGATCATTTGCATCTCCATTATTTTGGGCGCAATTTATATCAGCCAACAAATGATCAAAAAACCGTTGAAACGGATGGTCAAGGCCATTGAAGAAACCGAGCATGACAACTTCCCCACCCCAATCAGCTGGGAGAAGAAAGATGAAATCGCCATGGTCATCCATTCCTTCAACCAGTTGATGAAACGCCGCCAAGACCTGCACCAAGAAAACAAGCAACTCGCCAGTAACCTGTTAGAAGCGCAGAAAATTGAAGCCATCGGCCATCTCGCAGGTGGGATTGCCCATGAAATCAACACACCTATTCAATATATCAGTTCTAACATTCATTTTATGAATAGCGCACAAAAACGCTATGTGAGTTTTCTAAACAGTCTAAAAGATCAACTCTCAAAAGACAGTGACACCCAAAACACTGAAGAGTTCAACAAATGGGTTGAAGCAAAAATTGAAGAACTTGATCTGGATTTTATCTCAGAAGAAATAGACGGCTGCCTTACAGAAACAACTGAAGGCCTTACCATTATCAGCGACATCGTGCGCGCCATGAAAGAATTTAACCATAGTGGGCAAAAAGATAAGAGCCAAGTTGATATCAATGGCTGCCTTAAACGTGCTTTAACCATCTCTTCCAATCAATGGAAACATATTGCCCGTGTTGAAGAACAGTTACATGACGGTGACTGTATGGTCATGGGATATTATAACGAAATCAATCAGGTGATCCTGAATTTAATCATCAATGCCACCCATGCCATTGAAGACCACAAAACTGAGCGCAAGGGCGTCTTAAAAGTTACCAGCGCCCTCAATGAAGACCATTGCCTCATCACAATTTCTGATAATGGCACGGGTATTCCAAAAGATGTTCAAGATAATATCTTTTTACCATTTTACACGACCAAAGAGGTCGGGCGCGGCACCGGGCAAGGGCTGACCTTATGTTATGATATGATTGTCAATAAACACAAAGGTAAGATTTATTTTGAAACTGAAGAAGGAAAAGGAACAACTTTCTTCATCAGGCTTCCCCTTAGATAG
- a CDS encoding substrate-binding periplasmic protein, with translation MSKKTTFFFLVNLLLFLCLKAPTGQAKDITVGIPHNPPLVFRDGDRAGGIIPTIAIKALKKMGHRVVFRSMPFGRMYKWLHSGKIDVALSVLATPQRQKNAHYSDPILVEKLNIATHTQGKPHDLSGFAKHGICGIIGFSYPTLIFTPQNMILEKDYATCLSSLTKKQVAGVIIGSITGPYIIRNERLDRKVTLLPGAVGFVNIGAALSHKAFSDNDLAEFNHHILTTLQSPEGQALIAPYQ, from the coding sequence ATGAGTAAAAAAACAACATTCTTTTTTTTGGTGAACCTTCTACTGTTCCTCTGCCTAAAGGCACCGACGGGACAGGCAAAAGACATTACAGTGGGTATTCCTCATAACCCGCCACTGGTTTTTCGCGATGGTGATCGCGCTGGCGGGATTATCCCGACCATTGCCATAAAAGCTTTAAAAAAAATGGGCCATCGCGTTGTTTTTCGCTCCATGCCGTTTGGTCGTATGTATAAATGGCTTCATAGCGGTAAAATCGATGTTGCCCTTTCTGTTCTTGCCACCCCACAACGCCAGAAAAACGCCCATTACAGTGACCCTATTCTTGTTGAAAAGCTGAATATCGCCACCCACACTCAAGGCAAACCACACGACTTATCTGGATTTGCCAAACATGGTATCTGTGGCATTATTGGTTTTTCCTATCCCACCCTTATCTTCACACCGCAAAATATGATCTTGGAAAAAGACTATGCCACCTGCTTATCCAGCTTAACTAAAAAGCAGGTTGCCGGGGTGATTATTGGCTCCATCACCGGCCCTTATATTATACGCAATGAGCGCCTTGACAGAAAAGTTACGCTTTTGCCCGGTGCAGTAGGTTTTGTAAATATTGGTGCAGCCCTAAGCCATAAGGCCTTTAGCGATAATGATCTGGCTGAGTTTAACCACCATATACTCACGACCCTTCAATCCCCTGAAGGACAGGCTCTTATTGCACCTTATCAATAA
- a CDS encoding ABC transporter ATP-binding protein translates to MSKPTEAQLLARDKIIEVEDLVTHYGERQILNGISMDVRDGEIMVIMGGSGSGKSTLLRHLMSLEAATSGTMKLLGKNIADLSLKETYDLRKKIGVAFQGGALFSSMSVGENIKLPLREHTKQPEMTMDIMMRMKLEVVDLAGFEDLTPSELSGGMLKRAAVARAIIMDPKLLFFDEPSAGLDPVVAAQLDELILRLRDAMGMSIVVVTHELDSAFRIADRITMLDRGNILMVDTPENMKNSSNQRIQNLLNRRIEEEELDADAYLRRLTGEDLHP, encoded by the coding sequence ATGAGTAAACCCACAGAAGCCCAACTGCTGGCCCGCGACAAGATCATTGAGGTTGAAGACCTTGTCACCCATTATGGCGAGCGCCAAATCCTCAATGGCATTTCCATGGATGTGCGCGATGGGGAGATCATGGTGATTATGGGTGGCTCGGGCTCAGGTAAGTCCACCTTGCTGCGCCATCTCATGAGCTTGGAAGCCGCCACTTCCGGCACCATGAAGCTTTTGGGCAAAAACATTGCTGATCTTTCCCTTAAAGAAACCTATGACTTGCGCAAAAAAATTGGCGTGGCATTTCAAGGCGGGGCGCTTTTTAGTTCCATGAGCGTGGGGGAAAATATCAAGCTGCCTTTGCGCGAACATACCAAACAGCCCGAAATGACCATGGATATCATGATGCGCATGAAGCTTGAAGTGGTTGATTTGGCAGGTTTTGAAGATTTGACCCCTTCTGAATTATCCGGCGGCATGCTTAAACGCGCCGCTGTTGCACGCGCCATTATCATGGACCCGAAGCTACTGTTTTTTGATGAGCCAAGCGCGGGCCTTGACCCCGTGGTTGCCGCCCAACTTGATGAGCTTATCTTGCGCCTGCGCGATGCTATGGGCATGTCCATTGTGGTGGTCACCCATGAACTGGATAGCGCCTTTCGCATTGCAGACCGCATCACCATGCTGGATCGAGGCAATATTTTGATGGTGGATACACCGGAAAATATGAAAAACTCGTCCAACCAACGCATTCAAAACCTGTTAAACCGCCGCATCGAGGAAGAAGAACTTGATGCCGACGCATACCTTCGTCGCCTAACTGGAGAGGACCTTCACCCATGA